From Sphingopyxis sp. USTB-05, the proteins below share one genomic window:
- a CDS encoding MFS transporter: MADAGTPRRQSLVFLLLYALASAGGAIAYVPFLTIWLPGRMTQLAGAADVQMLGYVTFSGAIAASVGGIGFGWLSDRTGNRRGWILTGLVLTIALLLAVPLSHDIWSLVAMIIAWQLTLNMMLGPLAAWAGDCVPDEQKGLLGGLLAFSPALGGWSGWLVTWPGLVSAEQRLMVIALLVAAAVLPVLLLGRPRSFPDLVAPPVRVAREKRRRLNGPAVRMWLARLLVQIAEAALFAYLYFWFRSIDPGMHDNEKARLFGMALTIAIPIALASGRWADRNDRPFVPLVVAAAVSSLGMVGMALATGLDAAKASYLVFGIATTVFLSLHSSQTLRILPRSDRRGRDLGIFNLTNTVPSLIMPWLTISLVPGFGFDALFLLLAALSAIAVLLLATMPRLR, encoded by the coding sequence ATGGCTGACGCCGGGACCCCGCGCCGCCAGTCTCTCGTTTTCCTTCTGCTTTATGCGCTCGCGTCGGCGGGGGGCGCGATAGCCTATGTTCCCTTTCTGACCATCTGGCTGCCGGGGCGCATGACGCAATTGGCCGGGGCGGCCGATGTCCAGATGCTTGGATATGTCACCTTTTCTGGCGCGATCGCGGCGAGTGTGGGTGGTATCGGTTTTGGCTGGCTCAGTGACCGGACGGGCAATCGGCGCGGCTGGATTTTGACCGGGCTGGTGCTGACGATCGCCCTGCTGCTGGCCGTTCCACTGTCGCACGATATCTGGTCGCTGGTGGCGATGATCATTGCCTGGCAACTGACGCTCAACATGATGCTCGGGCCGCTTGCAGCGTGGGCAGGCGACTGTGTTCCCGACGAACAGAAGGGCCTGCTCGGCGGGCTGCTCGCCTTTTCGCCGGCGCTGGGCGGTTGGTCGGGATGGCTCGTCACCTGGCCGGGACTGGTGTCGGCGGAACAGCGGCTCATGGTCATTGCGTTGCTGGTGGCAGCCGCTGTCCTGCCGGTGCTGCTGCTCGGTCGTCCGCGTTCCTTCCCCGATCTTGTCGCGCCGCCGGTACGCGTTGCGCGCGAGAAGCGGCGGCGACTGAATGGCCCCGCGGTGCGGATGTGGCTTGCGCGCTTGCTCGTCCAGATCGCCGAGGCGGCGCTGTTCGCCTATCTTTATTTCTGGTTCCGTTCGATCGATCCCGGCATGCACGACAATGAAAAGGCGCGGCTGTTCGGCATGGCGCTGACGATCGCGATTCCGATCGCCTTGGCGAGCGGCCGATGGGCGGACCGTAATGATCGGCCGTTCGTGCCGCTGGTCGTTGCCGCAGCGGTGTCGAGCCTTGGCATGGTCGGTATGGCGCTGGCGACGGGGCTCGACGCGGCAAAGGCGAGCTATCTTGTCTTCGGCATCGCTACGACGGTGTTCCTGTCGCTCCATAGCAGCCAGACGCTGCGTATCCTGCCGCGTTCTGACCGGCGCGGCCGCGACCTTGGCATCTTCAATCTGACCAACACAGTACCGTCGCTGATCATGCCCTGGCTGACGATCTCGCTCGTCCCCGGTTTTGGTTTCGACGCGCTGTTCCTGTTGCTTGCGGCGCTCTCCGCGATCGCGGTGCTGCTGCTCGCGACGATGCCGCGTCTGCGCTGA
- a CDS encoding LacI family DNA-binding transcriptional regulator, with the protein MGRRRQSVTIKHVAADAGVSLQTVSRVINNEPNVRPEMKERVQASIDKLGYVPSIAAQRMSGSRSYLILAINDRERTIADWQGRQGVDWVDQMLLGGMLKCAEYGYRMIFELVDTHNDHVERELRAAIAALQPDGVILTPPHSDNPLIVGLLDQQKIPFARIGSRGGVAGIALTMDDEGSARRATRHLIDLGHERIGFIAGSSEYSLSRWRIDGWQGEMAAAGLATDGLLVEGDFTFASGSVAARQLLGAANPPTAIIASSDQMALATLEVARDLGFDVPGQLSIVSFDNTPVVRFTQPALTAVDQPVAETASRAVELIIAAQRGAPRPTEPTRVQGGLVQRGSTAAPPVVVHG; encoded by the coding sequence ATGGGGCGTCGGCGGCAGTCGGTTACGATCAAGCATGTTGCAGCCGATGCAGGGGTGTCGCTGCAGACGGTGAGCCGTGTTATCAACAACGAGCCCAACGTCCGGCCCGAGATGAAGGAACGCGTTCAGGCGTCGATCGACAAGCTTGGTTACGTCCCGTCGATCGCGGCGCAGCGGATGAGCGGGTCGCGGTCTTATCTGATCCTTGCGATCAACGATCGTGAACGCACGATCGCCGACTGGCAGGGGCGGCAGGGGGTCGACTGGGTCGACCAAATGCTGCTCGGCGGGATGCTGAAATGCGCCGAATATGGCTACCGCATGATCTTCGAGCTCGTCGACACGCACAATGATCATGTCGAACGCGAATTGCGCGCGGCAATCGCTGCGCTGCAGCCCGATGGAGTGATCCTGACCCCGCCGCATTCGGACAATCCGCTGATCGTCGGCCTGCTCGACCAGCAGAAAATCCCGTTCGCGCGCATCGGATCGCGCGGCGGCGTGGCGGGGATCGCGCTGACGATGGACGATGAAGGGTCAGCACGACGCGCGACGCGGCATCTGATCGATCTTGGTCATGAACGGATCGGCTTTATCGCTGGGTCGTCCGAATATAGCCTCAGCCGCTGGCGCATCGACGGCTGGCAGGGCGAAATGGCGGCCGCCGGCCTTGCTACCGACGGCCTGCTCGTCGAGGGCGACTTCACCTTTGCGTCGGGAAGCGTTGCAGCGCGGCAATTGCTTGGCGCGGCAAATCCGCCGACGGCAATCATCGCGAGCAGTGACCAGATGGCACTTGCGACGCTGGAGGTGGCGCGTGATCTGGGGTTCGATGTTCCCGGACAATTGTCGATCGTCAGTTTCGACAATACGCCGGTCGTGCGCTTTACCCAGCCCGCGCTGACCGCGGTAGACCAGCCGGTCGCCGAAACCGCGTCGCGCGCGGTCGAGCTGATTATCGCGGCGCAGCGAGGCGCTCCGCGCCCCACCGAACCGACGCGCGTGCAAGGCGGGCTTGTCCAGCGCGGGTCCACCGCAGCGCCGCCTGTCGTCGTCCATGGCTGA
- a CDS encoding tryptophan halogenase family protein — MNSAIERVVIVGGGTAGWLAACRLASARRSAKIEVTLIEAPDIPTIGVGEGTWPTMRATLSAIGIGEAEFLAACDGSFKQGSRFDRWVTGAEGDSYLHPFTSPPAAPVAELLAAWQAGAPDLPFAAAMTAQAHVCDLHLAPRQRAMPDYQGAANYAYHLDAGKFAALLAAHAVQRLGVRHISDHVVDVARDDDGGIASVATRQNGDIAGDLFIDCSGHAALLIGGHLGVEWIDRGDTLFNDRALAAQVPVAAGSPIASQTVSTAHAAGWIWDIGLPGRRGVGCVYSSRFMTDDAAEATLRAYIARVLPDAPAVPARRLSFPTGHRARFWEGNCIAVGLSAGFIEPLEASAIVMIELSLNALIDNFPVRRGAMPIHAERFNELFCYRWDRIVEFLKLHYALSRREEPYWLAQRDPAHMPPSLSAMLELWRDQPPSLWDFPRVDEIFSAESHQYILYGMGYPVPPGVPMSERAVALLAENRQRARALVAALPANRDYLDALATSAHNAAVR, encoded by the coding sequence ATGAATAGCGCGATCGAGAGGGTTGTCATCGTGGGCGGCGGCACCGCCGGCTGGCTCGCGGCTTGCCGCCTCGCCAGTGCGCGACGTTCCGCAAAGATCGAAGTCACACTGATCGAGGCGCCCGACATTCCGACGATCGGCGTTGGGGAGGGGACCTGGCCGACGATGCGCGCGACGCTGTCGGCGATCGGAATCGGCGAGGCCGAGTTTCTCGCCGCCTGCGACGGATCGTTCAAGCAGGGATCGCGGTTCGACCGCTGGGTTACCGGGGCCGAGGGCGATAGCTATCTGCACCCGTTCACATCCCCGCCCGCCGCGCCTGTTGCCGAATTGCTCGCGGCGTGGCAGGCAGGCGCGCCGGACCTGCCGTTCGCGGCGGCAATGACGGCGCAGGCGCATGTGTGCGACCTGCACCTCGCGCCGCGTCAGCGCGCGATGCCCGACTATCAGGGCGCGGCGAATTACGCCTATCATCTCGATGCCGGAAAATTTGCGGCGCTGCTCGCGGCGCATGCGGTGCAGCGGCTTGGCGTGCGGCACATATCGGACCATGTCGTCGATGTGGCGCGCGACGATGATGGCGGCATCGCTTCGGTCGCGACGCGTCAGAACGGCGATATCGCTGGCGACCTGTTTATCGATTGCAGCGGGCATGCTGCGCTGCTGATCGGGGGGCATCTGGGCGTCGAGTGGATCGACCGCGGCGACACATTGTTCAACGATCGCGCGCTCGCGGCGCAGGTCCCGGTGGCCGCCGGCAGTCCGATCGCGTCGCAGACGGTTTCGACCGCCCATGCTGCAGGTTGGATCTGGGACATCGGTCTGCCGGGACGCCGCGGCGTAGGCTGCGTCTATTCCAGTCGCTTTATGACTGACGATGCGGCGGAGGCGACGTTGCGCGCCTATATCGCCCGCGTCCTGCCGGATGCGCCTGCGGTGCCGGCGCGGAGGCTAAGCTTTCCGACCGGGCATCGGGCGCGGTTCTGGGAGGGAAATTGCATTGCCGTCGGCCTGTCGGCGGGCTTTATCGAACCGCTCGAGGCATCCGCGATCGTGATGATCGAATTGTCGCTGAACGCGCTGATCGACAATTTCCCGGTACGCCGCGGCGCCATGCCGATTCACGCCGAACGCTTCAATGAATTATTCTGCTATCGCTGGGATCGCATCGTTGAATTCCTCAAGCTTCATTATGCGCTGAGCCGGCGCGAAGAACCCTATTGGCTCGCGCAGCGCGACCCGGCCCATATGCCGCCGAGCCTTTCCGCGATGCTGGAGCTGTGGCGCGACCAGCCACCGTCGCTATGGGATTTTCCGCGCGTTGACGAGATTTTCTCGGCCGAAAGTCACCAATATATTCTCTACGGCATGGGCTATCCGGTGCCGCCCGGTGTGCCCATGAGTGAGCGGGCGGTCGCCTTGCTTGCCGAAAATCGGCAGCGCGCGCGCGCGCTCGTCGCGGCGTTGCCCGCCAATCGCGATTATCTCGATGCCCTCGCGACGAGCGCACATAATGCCGCCGTGCGATAG
- a CDS encoding cupin-like domain-containing protein, protein MAERDRAIYDRLAPVPEREWNKGAGLDALLEGAREPFVLRGLAVDWPLVEAGKRSGRDARRYLLEHARDRPFKVSIGAPGHDGRLFYDAGMEMNFRIGTGKLADIFGGIDTAEERGENRTVYLASIDILSHFDGLDEANSVDLGTRDPLKSIWIGTRTKIAAHNDFPDNLACCAVGRRRFTLFPPSAFRNLYLGPIDNTPAGRVVSMVDFDAPDLAAHPRFVDAMAEAQTVELEPGDAIFIPSMWWHHVEGLADFNILVNYWWRRTPAWLGQPQAALNHAILAIRDLPPEDKAIWREQFNHYVFDNDASVTDHIPETARSILAPLTSETAGRLRAFLLRALSK, encoded by the coding sequence GTGGCTGAGCGCGACCGCGCCATTTACGACCGCCTCGCGCCCGTGCCCGAGCGCGAATGGAATAAGGGGGCGGGGCTCGACGCGTTGCTGGAAGGCGCGCGCGAGCCCTTTGTCCTTCGCGGGCTGGCGGTCGACTGGCCGCTGGTCGAAGCAGGCAAAAGGTCCGGTCGCGATGCCCGGCGCTATTTGCTGGAGCACGCGCGCGACCGTCCGTTCAAGGTGTCGATCGGCGCACCGGGGCACGACGGGCGGCTGTTCTACGACGCTGGGATGGAGATGAATTTCCGGATCGGGACGGGCAAGCTTGCCGACATCTTCGGCGGAATCGATACGGCCGAAGAGCGTGGCGAAAACCGCACAGTCTATCTCGCGTCCATCGACATACTCTCGCATTTCGACGGGCTCGATGAAGCGAATTCGGTCGATCTGGGTACGCGTGACCCGCTGAAGAGCATCTGGATCGGCACGCGCACCAAGATCGCCGCGCACAATGATTTTCCTGACAATCTTGCCTGCTGCGCGGTGGGCCGCCGCCGCTTTACGCTGTTCCCGCCGAGCGCCTTTCGCAACCTTTATCTGGGTCCCATCGACAATACGCCTGCGGGCCGCGTCGTCAGCATGGTCGATTTCGACGCCCCGGACCTGGCCGCGCACCCGCGCTTCGTCGATGCGATGGCCGAAGCGCAGACCGTCGAACTGGAACCCGGCGATGCGATCTTCATTCCATCGATGTGGTGGCACCATGTCGAGGGGCTCGCGGACTTCAACATCCTGGTCAATTATTGGTGGCGGCGTACGCCGGCCTGGCTCGGTCAACCGCAGGCCGCGCTCAATCACGCGATCCTCGCGATCCGCGACTTGCCGCCAGAGGACAAGGCGATCTGGCGCGAACAGTTCAACCATTATGTCTTCGACAATGACGCCAGCGTCACCGACCATATTCCCGAAACCGCGCGCAGCATCCTAGCCCCGCTCACGTCCGAGACGGCGGGCCGGCTGCGCGCCTTTTTGCTGAGGGCTTTGAGTAAATGA
- a CDS encoding tryptophan halogenase family protein: MSDKKPVRVVIAGGGTAGWMMAAAIARTMGQTVDLTLVESEQIGTIGVGESTIPPLVNFNRILGIPETEFMRATQATFKLGILFDNWKHDGDSYFHSFGLSGKDHWSAGFQHFWLNARERGHEQPYSDYCLELVAGMEGKFAHLPEERMNYAYHVDATLYGRFLRKLAETDGCKRVEGKIARVELDGESGDIAALHLDGDRRIEGDMFVDCTGFRGLLIDGALHAGFEDWSHWLPNDSAIAVQSKHLGPPQPYTQAIAHDAGWQWRIPLQHRMGAGIVYSSGYLSRDEAYDRLMGSVGEPLIEPFDIKFKGGVRRKQWFRNCVAVGLAGGFVEPLEATTVHLIQRAVLRFIRLMPNGRVSERDAQEFNDQQRLDIEQIRDFVVLHYKATNRRDSPFWRHVANMPIPDSLQQKIELFRETGRVFRKYEELFAENSWVQVMMGQGIEPQSYHPIADKLRDDEVERLFQSIRDNIAQTVATLPEHHAYVARYCGAEEPKAA, encoded by the coding sequence ATGAGCGACAAGAAACCTGTCCGCGTCGTCATCGCTGGCGGCGGCACCGCCGGCTGGATGATGGCGGCCGCGATCGCGCGCACGATGGGACAAACGGTCGACCTGACGCTCGTAGAATCCGAACAGATCGGGACGATCGGCGTGGGCGAGTCCACCATCCCGCCGCTCGTCAATTTCAACCGCATCCTTGGCATTCCCGAAACCGAATTCATGCGCGCGACGCAGGCGACCTTCAAACTGGGCATATTGTTCGACAATTGGAAGCATGACGGCGATAGTTATTTTCACAGCTTTGGTCTGTCGGGAAAGGATCATTGGTCGGCGGGCTTCCAGCATTTCTGGCTCAACGCGCGCGAGCGCGGGCATGAACAGCCCTACAGCGATTATTGCCTCGAACTCGTCGCAGGGATGGAAGGCAAGTTCGCACATCTGCCCGAAGAGCGGATGAACTATGCCTATCATGTCGACGCGACGCTTTACGGCCGCTTCCTGCGCAAGTTGGCCGAGACCGACGGTTGCAAGCGCGTCGAGGGCAAGATCGCGCGCGTCGAACTCGACGGCGAGAGCGGTGATATCGCGGCGCTGCATCTTGACGGCGACCGGCGCATCGAAGGCGACATGTTCGTCGATTGCACCGGCTTTCGCGGGCTGCTGATCGACGGCGCGCTGCATGCGGGGTTCGAGGATTGGAGCCACTGGCTGCCGAATGACAGCGCGATCGCCGTGCAGTCGAAGCATCTCGGCCCGCCGCAGCCCTATACGCAGGCGATCGCGCACGACGCCGGTTGGCAATGGCGCATTCCGCTGCAGCATCGCATGGGCGCGGGCATCGTTTATTCGAGCGGCTATCTGTCGCGTGACGAAGCCTATGACCGGCTGATGGGCAGCGTCGGCGAGCCGTTGATCGAACCGTTCGATATCAAGTTCAAGGGCGGCGTGCGGCGCAAGCAATGGTTCCGCAACTGCGTCGCCGTCGGGCTCGCGGGTGGCTTTGTCGAACCGCTGGAGGCGACGACGGTGCATCTGATCCAGCGCGCGGTGCTGCGCTTTATCCGCTTGATGCCGAACGGGCGCGTCAGCGAGCGCGACGCGCAGGAGTTCAACGATCAGCAGCGGCTCGATATCGAGCAGATCCGCGACTTCGTCGTGCTGCACTATAAGGCGACCAACCGTCGCGACAGCCCTTTCTGGCGCCACGTCGCGAATATGCCGATCCCGGATTCGCTGCAGCAAAAGATCGAGCTGTTCCGTGAAACCGGCCGCGTCTTCCGAAAATATGAGGAATTGTTCGCGGAGAATAGCTGGGTGCAGGTGATGATGGGGCAGGGGATCGAACCGCAAAGCTATCACCCGATCGCCGATAAGCTGCGTGACGATGAGGTCGAACGCCTGTTCCAGTCGATACGCGACAATATCGCCCAGACGGTGGCGACGCTGCCCGAGCATCACGCCTATGTCGCGCGCTATTGCGGCGCCGAGGAACCGAAGGCGGCATGA
- a CDS encoding SapC family protein: MTRHAVLDNKTHRDLRIRTDAGAELGDDIMATLTVPSEFRRVQAHFPILFRRETGREDFSALAMFGFQNGENLFLDGKGWDARYRPLSVAIQPFLIGRPANGDGPAQVHIDMGHPRIAAASEGVRLFDVDGNATPYLDEVVERLGDLDEGYRESGAFYDALLAYDLLEPFSLEVTLDDGSIHSLVGFHIIDEAKLRALDGEALGKLHEAGHLMPMFMALASLSQLSELVGRKNRRLAGG, encoded by the coding sequence ATGACCCGCCACGCCGTCCTCGACAACAAGACCCACCGCGACCTGCGCATCCGGACCGATGCGGGGGCGGAACTGGGCGACGACATCATGGCGACGCTGACGGTGCCGAGCGAATTCCGGCGCGTGCAGGCGCATTTCCCGATCCTGTTTCGCCGTGAAACCGGGCGCGAGGATTTCTCGGCGCTGGCGATGTTCGGCTTCCAGAATGGCGAAAATCTGTTCCTCGACGGCAAAGGGTGGGATGCGCGTTATCGCCCGCTGTCGGTCGCAATCCAGCCCTTTCTCATCGGGCGTCCAGCCAACGGCGACGGTCCGGCACAGGTGCATATAGACATGGGCCACCCGCGTATCGCTGCGGCGAGCGAGGGGGTTCGGCTGTTCGACGTCGATGGCAACGCGACGCCCTATCTCGACGAGGTCGTCGAGCGGCTCGGCGACCTCGACGAAGGCTATCGCGAGAGTGGCGCCTTCTATGACGCGCTGCTGGCGTATGACCTGCTCGAACCCTTCAGCCTTGAGGTGACCCTCGACGACGGATCGATCCATTCGCTCGTCGGCTTCCACATCATCGACGAGGCAAAGCTGCGCGCGCTCGATGGCGAGGCGCTCGGCAAGCTCCATGAGGCGGGGCACCTGATGCCGATGTTCATGGCGCTCGCGTCGCTGTCGCAGCTTTCGGAGCTCGTCGGACGCAAGAACCGCAGGCTGGCCGGTGGCTGA
- a CDS encoding sugar MFS transporter, with amino-acid sequence MALAPDLTPGGDTRAGDGQGAHVDAPELRLFVMGLFFIFGGITSLNDVIIPKLKELFTLNYTQAMLVQFCFFTAYLVIGIPGAKLVKKIGYMRGAVAGLLTMMVGCLLFIPASQNAVYGLFLFALFVLASGVVIVQVVANPLISLLGKPETAHSRLTFAQAFNSLGTTIFPIAGSVLILGSLATMKAEDLSGAELDAYRTAESQAIVHGYLGIAVALLVVAGAVWMFRNRLQGEKHEASAGLAGFDLLKRPRFGFGALCIFLYVGAEVSIGSLIVNYLMQPGVMGLAEQAAGKLIGLYWGGAMIGRFIGSGLMRVVSPGKLLACVAVGAIALILISTNTNGVVSGYSLLAIGLMNAIMFPTIFSLASEKLGSRAADGSGIINVAIFGGAVVPLATGALADVTGSLATALLLPALCYAVIAGFGVYARRPAA; translated from the coding sequence ATGGCACTAGCGCCAGATTTAACGCCGGGCGGTGATACGCGCGCCGGCGATGGGCAGGGCGCGCATGTCGATGCGCCCGAACTACGGCTGTTCGTCATGGGGCTGTTCTTCATTTTCGGTGGCATCACCAGCTTGAACGATGTGATCATTCCCAAACTCAAGGAACTGTTCACGCTCAATTACACGCAGGCGATGCTGGTGCAGTTCTGCTTCTTCACCGCCTATTTGGTGATCGGTATTCCGGGCGCGAAGCTGGTCAAGAAGATTGGCTATATGCGCGGCGCGGTGGCGGGCTTGCTGACGATGATGGTCGGCTGCCTGCTGTTCATTCCGGCGTCGCAAAATGCCGTTTACGGCCTATTCCTGTTTGCACTGTTCGTCCTCGCGAGCGGGGTGGTGATCGTGCAGGTCGTTGCCAATCCGCTGATTTCGCTGCTCGGAAAACCCGAGACTGCGCACAGCCGGCTGACTTTCGCACAGGCGTTCAACTCGCTCGGCACGACGATCTTTCCGATCGCGGGTTCGGTCCTGATCCTCGGCAGCCTTGCGACGATGAAGGCCGAAGATCTGTCGGGCGCCGAGCTCGACGCCTATCGCACCGCCGAGAGCCAGGCGATCGTCCACGGCTATCTCGGCATCGCGGTTGCGCTGCTGGTGGTTGCTGGCGCGGTGTGGATGTTCCGCAACCGGCTGCAGGGTGAGAAACATGAGGCGAGTGCTGGCCTCGCCGGGTTCGACCTACTGAAACGTCCGCGCTTCGGTTTCGGCGCGCTGTGCATCTTCCTCTATGTCGGCGCCGAAGTGTCGATCGGTTCGCTGATCGTCAACTATCTGATGCAGCCGGGCGTGATGGGACTCGCCGAACAAGCTGCGGGCAAGCTGATCGGCCTGTATTGGGGCGGCGCGATGATCGGCCGCTTCATCGGCTCGGGCCTGATGCGAGTGGTCAGTCCTGGCAAGCTTCTGGCGTGCGTCGCGGTTGGCGCGATTGCGCTGATCCTGATCTCGACCAACACGAATGGCGTCGTCTCGGGCTATAGCCTGCTCGCGATCGGCCTGATGAACGCGATCATGTTCCCGACGATCTTCAGCCTCGCGTCCGAAAAACTCGGCAGCCGCGCGGCCGACGGGTCGGGGATCATCAATGTCGCGATCTTCGGCGGCGCGGTCGTGCCGCTTGCGACCGGCGCGCTGGCCGATGTTACGGGCAGCCTCGCGACGGCGCTGCTGCTGCCGGCGCTCTGTTATGCGGTTATCGCGGGTTTCGGCGTCTATGCGCGTCGCCCTGCGGCCTGA
- a CDS encoding glycoside hydrolase family 3 protein, which produces MRRQAMVMATALLLAGTAAATAQTTDKEAAKVHPELWPAAKSPAAISDAKTEARIDALIKKMTVEQKVGQLVQADISTITPKDLETYPLGSILAGGNSGPNGNERSTAADWAKLVGDFRAVSMRPQANGVAIPIIFGVDAVHGHNNVPGATLFPHNIGLGAARDPELIQRIGAVTAAEIAGSGIEWTFAPTLAVPQDLRWGRSYEGYASDPKLIAEYAKAMVIGLQGPLVAGRTVGPQHVAATAKHFLADGGTFEGKDQGDAKVDEKELIAKHAMGYPAAIDAGALTVMASFSSWQGVKHHGNKGLLTDALKDKMGFAGFVVGDWNGHGQVAGCSVTDCAQSINAGLDMFMAPDSWKGLYESTLKHAKDGTISAARLDDAVRRILRVKYKLGLFPEGHVDRSVVKAVGTPEHLAVAREAVAKSLVLLKNNGSVLPIKPGARVLVTGPAADSMAIQSGGWTISWQGTDVTHADFPNGQTIWEALNKSVRDAGGVATLSEGGVYKEKPDVAIVVFGEAPYAEFQGDVATLDYQPSEATDLATLKKLKAAGIPVVALFLSGRPMFTNPEINAADAFVAGWLPGSQGAGVADVLVAGKDGKTPRAFTGTLPFAWPADARSPVEKPQFAVGYGLKYGANTTVPQLSEELGVDIAAALNVENFFSGGRARAPWVLTVTDAGGARPVESGPVSSPGGLIAARSVDVRAQEDGKSFVWTGPAALHLSGPYADLSRQLNNSFALRVEWRIDAIGSAPVSLALGGKAFDISALVKAAPKGQVSTIKVPLRCFADAGANLRQVDYAVSIQSDKGFAATLLNTNVESVGENLPCPPAVK; this is translated from the coding sequence ATGCGCCGACAGGCAATGGTCATGGCGACCGCGCTGCTTCTGGCAGGAACGGCAGCCGCAACCGCACAAACCACGGACAAGGAAGCGGCCAAGGTCCATCCCGAACTATGGCCCGCCGCGAAAAGCCCTGCCGCGATCTCCGACGCCAAGACGGAAGCGCGGATCGACGCACTGATCAAAAAGATGACGGTCGAGCAGAAGGTCGGCCAATTGGTGCAGGCCGATATCAGCACGATCACACCCAAGGATCTTGAAACTTATCCCCTGGGCTCCATCCTTGCTGGCGGTAACAGCGGTCCTAATGGCAATGAACGTTCGACCGCGGCTGACTGGGCGAAGCTGGTCGGCGATTTTCGCGCGGTGTCGATGCGCCCGCAGGCGAATGGCGTCGCGATTCCGATCATCTTTGGCGTGGATGCGGTGCACGGGCACAACAATGTCCCCGGCGCGACGCTGTTTCCGCACAATATCGGCCTCGGCGCCGCGCGCGATCCCGAACTGATCCAGCGTATCGGCGCGGTCACCGCCGCCGAAATTGCGGGCAGCGGTATCGAATGGACCTTTGCTCCGACGCTTGCCGTGCCGCAGGATCTGCGCTGGGGCCGCAGCTATGAAGGCTATGCCTCCGACCCGAAGCTGATCGCCGAATATGCGAAGGCGATGGTGATTGGTCTGCAAGGACCACTGGTCGCGGGCAGGACGGTCGGTCCGCAACATGTTGCCGCGACCGCCAAACATTTCCTCGCCGACGGCGGGACGTTCGAGGGCAAGGATCAGGGCGACGCCAAGGTCGACGAAAAGGAACTGATCGCGAAACATGCGATGGGTTATCCTGCCGCGATCGATGCTGGCGCGCTGACCGTGATGGCCAGCTTCTCAAGCTGGCAGGGTGTCAAGCACCACGGCAACAAGGGGCTGCTCACTGACGCGCTAAAGGACAAGATGGGCTTTGCCGGTTTCGTCGTCGGCGACTGGAACGGGCATGGGCAGGTGGCCGGGTGCAGTGTCACCGATTGCGCGCAGTCGATCAACGCCGGGCTCGACATGTTCATGGCGCCGGACAGTTGGAAGGGGCTGTACGAAAGCACGCTGAAACATGCGAAGGATGGCACGATATCGGCGGCGCGGCTCGACGATGCGGTGCGCCGCATCCTGCGCGTCAAATATAAGCTTGGGCTGTTCCCCGAAGGCCATGTCGATCGCAGCGTAGTGAAAGCTGTCGGCACGCCGGAGCATCTGGCGGTCGCGCGCGAAGCGGTCGCCAAATCCCTCGTTTTGCTAAAGAATAATGGTAGCGTGCTGCCGATCAAGCCGGGCGCGCGCGTGCTCGTCACTGGTCCCGCGGCGGACAGCATGGCCATCCAGTCCGGCGGCTGGACCATCAGTTGGCAGGGGACCGATGTCACCCACGCCGACTTCCCCAATGGTCAGACGATCTGGGAAGCGCTGAACAAGTCGGTTCGTGATGCGGGCGGTGTCGCGACATTGTCCGAAGGTGGCGTGTACAAGGAAAAGCCCGACGTCGCGATCGTCGTGTTTGGCGAGGCGCCCTATGCCGAATTCCAGGGCGATGTCGCGACGCTCGACTATCAGCCGTCGGAAGCGACCGATCTCGCGACGCTCAAGAAGCTGAAGGCGGCGGGCATTCCAGTGGTCGCGCTGTTCCTGTCGGGACGGCCGATGTTCACCAACCCGGAAATCAACGCCGCCGATGCGTTCGTCGCAGGTTGGTTACCGGGATCGCAGGGCGCGGGCGTCGCCGACGTGCTTGTCGCCGGCAAAGACGGGAAGACGCCGCGCGCCTTCACCGGAACGCTGCCCTTTGCCTGGCCCGCCGATGCGCGATCGCCCGTCGAAAAGCCGCAATTCGCGGTTGGTTATGGTCTGAAATATGGCGCAAACACGACGGTTCCGCAGCTATCCGAAGAGTTGGGAGTGGACATCGCCGCGGCGCTTAACGTCGAGAATTTCTTCTCCGGCGGCCGCGCGCGCGCGCCTTGGGTGTTGACGGTCACCGACGCGGGCGGCGCTCGGCCGGTCGAGTCCGGGCCGGTTTCTAGCCCCGGCGGCCTGATCGCCGCGCGTTCGGTTGACGTTCGCGCGCAAGAGGATGGCAAATCCTTCGTCTGGACCGGCCCTGCCGCACTGCATCTCAGCGGACCATATGCCGACCTGTCGCGCCAGCTCAACAACAGCTTCGCGCTGCGCGTCGAATGGCGGATCGACGCAATCGGCAGTGCGCCGGTAAGTCTCGCGCTGGGTGGCAAAGCGTTCGACATTTCGGCCCTGGTCAAGGCAGCGCCCAAGGGGCAGGTGTCGACGATCAAGGTGCCGCTCCGCTGTTTCGCCGATGCGGGCGCCAATCTGCGGCAAGTCGATTATGCCGTGTCGATCCAGAGCGACAAGGGCTTCGCCGCGACGCTGCTGAATACGAATGTCGAGTCGGTTGGCGAGAATCTGCCTTGCCCGCCAGCGGTAAAGTGA